The following proteins are co-located in the [Pasteurella] mairii genome:
- the aceE gene encoding pyruvate dehydrogenase E1 component produces MSEILRNDVDPVETNDWLLAIDSLIREEGVERAQFIIEQLMQRARANSVSLPTGVTTDYINTISVDEEPNYPGNLDLERRIRSAIRWNANMMVLRASNKHLELGGHMASYQSSATIYEVCFNHIFKARTEKSGGDLVYFQGHIAPGIYARAFLEGRLTQEQLDNFRQEVHGKGISSYPHPRLMPEFWQFPTVSMGLGPLSAIYQARFLKYLHNRGLKDTSEQTVYAFLGDGEMDEVESRGALAFAARENLDNLIFVINCNLQRLDGPVTGNGKIIQELEGNFNGAGWEVIKVIWGRRWDRLLQRDTSGKLLQLMMEVVDGDYQTFKSKDGAYVRKHFFGRYPETEALVADMTDDEIWALNRGGHDPLKIFAAFNKAKQVKGKPVVLLLKTIKGYGMGDAAEGKNIAHQVKKMSDSNVKQFRDRFSIPVADEDLEKLPYITFAEGSEEYKYLHERRQALSGYLPTRLPRFTQQLDVPALEDFAQLFEEQARPISTTMAFVRSLNVLLKNQSIGKHIVPILADEARTFGMEGLFRQIGIYNPHGQNYTPQDREQVAYYREAIDGQVLQEGINEQGATASWLAAATSYSTNDVPMIPFYVYYSMFGFQRVGDLMWAAGDQRARGFMIGGTSGRTTLNGEGLQHEDGHSHIQSLTIPSCVSYDPAFAYEVAVIMQDGVRRMYGPDQEDVFYYITTLNETYDQPAMPKGAEEGIRKGIYKFETVTGQGKGKVQLLGSGSILRHVREAAKILADEYGVTSDVYSVTSFTELAREGAEVARWNLLHPTETPKVPYIAQVMNDAPAVASTDYMKLFAEQVRAYVPAQGYHVLGTDGFGRSDSRENLREHFEVDERYVVVAALAELAQQGTVDKKVVAEAIAKYGIDADKVNPLYA; encoded by the coding sequence CAATACTATTTCTGTTGATGAAGAACCAAACTACCCGGGTAATTTGGATTTAGAGCGTCGCATTCGTAGTGCAATTCGTTGGAATGCTAATATGATGGTATTAAGAGCTTCTAACAAGCATCTTGAACTTGGTGGTCATATGGCGTCATACCAATCTTCAGCGACTATCTATGAAGTTTGTTTCAACCATATTTTCAAAGCGCGTACCGAAAAGAGCGGTGGTGATTTAGTTTATTTCCAAGGTCATATTGCGCCGGGAATTTATGCCCGTGCTTTCTTAGAAGGTCGTTTGACACAAGAACAATTAGATAATTTCCGTCAAGAAGTACATGGCAAAGGGATTTCTTCTTATCCTCACCCAAGATTGATGCCTGAATTCTGGCAATTCCCAACCGTTTCTATGGGCTTGGGGCCGTTGAGTGCAATTTATCAAGCGCGTTTCTTAAAATACTTACATAATCGCGGATTAAAAGATACTTCAGAACAGACCGTATATGCTTTCTTAGGTGATGGTGAGATGGATGAAGTTGAATCACGAGGCGCACTAGCTTTTGCTGCACGTGAGAATTTAGATAACCTTATTTTTGTTATCAACTGTAACTTGCAACGTTTGGACGGTCCAGTAACCGGTAATGGCAAAATTATTCAAGAGTTAGAAGGTAATTTCAATGGCGCCGGCTGGGAAGTGATTAAAGTCATTTGGGGGCGTCGTTGGGATCGTTTATTGCAGCGCGATACTTCCGGTAAATTGTTGCAATTGATGATGGAAGTGGTTGATGGCGACTATCAAACATTTAAATCAAAAGACGGTGCTTATGTGCGTAAACATTTCTTTGGTCGTTATCCTGAAACTGAAGCACTTGTTGCGGATATGACAGATGATGAAATTTGGGCATTAAATCGTGGTGGTCATGATCCGTTGAAAATTTTTGCAGCATTTAATAAAGCGAAACAAGTAAAAGGCAAACCGGTTGTACTTTTATTGAAAACCATCAAAGGTTATGGGATGGGTGATGCTGCTGAAGGTAAAAATATTGCTCACCAAGTGAAAAAAATGAGCGATTCGAATGTGAAACAATTCCGTGATCGTTTCAGTATTCCTGTTGCTGATGAAGATTTGGAAAAACTTCCGTATATTACCTTTGCTGAAGGTTCAGAAGAATATAAATACTTACATGAACGTCGCCAAGCATTAAGCGGTTATTTACCAACTCGCTTACCACGTTTCACCCAACAACTTGACGTGCCTGCACTAGAAGATTTCGCACAATTGTTCGAAGAACAAGCGCGTCCGATTTCTACTACCATGGCATTTGTGCGTTCACTTAATGTGTTGTTAAAAAATCAATCTATCGGTAAACATATCGTTCCAATTTTAGCGGATGAAGCTCGTACCTTTGGTATGGAAGGCTTATTCCGTCAAATCGGTATTTATAATCCGCATGGGCAAAATTATACACCGCAAGATCGTGAACAAGTGGCTTACTATCGCGAAGCAATTGATGGTCAAGTGTTACAAGAGGGGATCAATGAACAGGGGGCGACTGCATCTTGGTTAGCCGCGGCAACCTCTTATTCAACCAATGATGTACCAATGATCCCATTTTATGTGTACTATTCCATGTTTGGTTTCCAACGTGTCGGCGATTTAATGTGGGCAGCTGGTGACCAACGTGCGCGCGGTTTCATGATTGGTGGAACTTCAGGTCGTACTACCTTGAACGGTGAAGGTTTACAACATGAAGATGGTCACAGCCATATTCAATCGTTGACTATTCCAAGCTGTGTATCTTATGACCCAGCGTTTGCTTATGAAGTTGCTGTGATTATGCAAGATGGTGTTCGTCGTATGTATGGTCCGGATCAAGAAGATGTGTTCTATTACATTACTACATTGAACGAAACTTACGATCAGCCGGCAATGCCAAAAGGAGCGGAAGAGGGTATCCGTAAAGGTATTTATAAATTTGAAACCGTGACCGGTCAAGGTAAAGGCAAAGTTCAATTACTTGGTTCCGGTTCGATTTTACGTCATGTACGTGAAGCGGCGAAAATCCTTGCGGATGAATATGGTGTAACCTCTGATGTCTATAGTGTGACTTCATTTACTGAATTAGCACGCGAAGGGGCAGAAGTAGCGCGTTGGAACTTATTACATCCAACAGAAACACCAAAAGTGCCTTATATCGCTCAAGTGATGAATGATGCACCAGCAGTTGCTTCAACTGACTATATGAAACTTTTCGCGGAACAAGTTCGTGCGTATGTACCTGCACAAGGCTATCACGTACTTGGTACTGATGGTTTCGGTCGTTCAGACAGTCGCGAAAATTTACGTGAACATTTCGAAGTAGATGAGCGTTATGTAGTGGTTGCTGCGTTAGCAGAACTTGCACAGCAAGGTACTGTAGATAAAAAAGTTGTTGCTGAAGCAATCGCTAAATATGGCATTGATGCGGATAAAGTAAATCCGTTATACGCTTAA